The Parashewanella tropica genome window below encodes:
- the csrD gene encoding RNase E specificity factor CsrD: protein MKLTRVLTKKLALFWLLSLLAVAVVFMSSSLISFFHLANHLQNKQVDELQSMLVEHRHQYTQWNLNDWLPPVLMSYNTVSFEVRKENKVLFHYQGNIQTRFINEYQFSLDKNNTINATLKLESPYMQHQISQFELILLLITLGLIGLFTFYGYRWIESQLNGVEELAARGQMILEKRFDQALSEKGRGQPRIINHAMTLLLEELKDAHKERSRFDKYIRSNTFLDPELGIGNRLYLKNRLAALSNEQGMMSDGVVYFLEMEDLDFLQQEEGEEAIRGFLTTCLSAIDVALQSQANSFVARRSFNQFAIVVPQLSLSDADKLAGRILKICLRLPLPTSKRMDDFFHIGGAFFSVGDDSKSILDEAEMALRAAQFQGNSSWFMYEKESVIEDVKKGSVRWRSLLENAIEKQRFVAFVQKVIDTEQQTLYFEVFSRIKESKDSFIRTSQYTAMAAKCGLMPQIDRLTIESLLRLHLSKKQNRQSQYCINLHVDSLLSERFRNWLKTFLIEQSNYVHQLIFEISEPVAVKHSNEVNQVFSLVSSLGAKISIDSVGQQVVGSQYLKELKVNYVKLHRSIVRQIHLRPENQLFVRSLYGALYRTDAKIIAEGVEAFEEWQTLQVLGVSAGQGSFFNDLTQLS from the coding sequence GGCTGCTGTCTTTATTGGCCGTAGCAGTCGTGTTCATGTCTAGTTCTTTAATCAGCTTTTTCCATCTTGCTAATCATTTACAAAATAAACAAGTCGATGAGTTGCAAAGTATGCTTGTTGAGCATCGGCATCAATATACTCAATGGAATTTAAATGACTGGCTCCCGCCAGTATTGATGAGCTATAACACAGTAAGCTTTGAGGTCAGAAAAGAAAATAAGGTGCTGTTTCATTATCAGGGCAATATTCAGACTCGTTTTATCAATGAATATCAATTTAGCTTAGATAAAAACAATACGATTAACGCCACTTTAAAACTCGAATCTCCTTACATGCAACATCAAATCAGTCAATTTGAACTGATTTTATTGTTGATTACTTTGGGGTTAATTGGACTATTTACCTTTTATGGCTATCGCTGGATAGAAAGTCAACTGAACGGCGTGGAAGAGTTAGCTGCGAGAGGGCAAATGATCCTTGAGAAGCGATTTGATCAAGCGCTATCGGAAAAAGGCCGAGGGCAACCTAGGATCATTAATCATGCTATGACCTTGTTGTTAGAAGAGCTCAAAGACGCCCACAAAGAAAGATCACGATTTGATAAATACATTCGAAGTAACACCTTTTTAGATCCTGAACTTGGGATAGGTAACCGACTTTATCTTAAAAATAGACTCGCCGCCTTATCTAACGAACAGGGCATGATGTCCGATGGTGTGGTCTACTTTTTGGAGATGGAAGACCTTGATTTTTTGCAGCAAGAAGAAGGTGAAGAAGCCATTCGAGGTTTTTTGACGACGTGCTTGAGTGCCATTGACGTTGCGCTTCAAAGCCAAGCAAACAGTTTTGTTGCTCGTCGGTCGTTTAATCAGTTTGCCATTGTCGTTCCTCAGCTGTCTTTGTCTGACGCCGATAAATTAGCGGGTCGAATATTAAAAATTTGCTTGCGACTGCCTTTACCGACTTCCAAAAGAATGGATGACTTTTTCCATATCGGTGGCGCATTTTTCAGTGTCGGCGATGACAGTAAATCAATCTTAGACGAAGCTGAAATGGCGTTAAGGGCCGCTCAATTTCAGGGAAACAGCAGTTGGTTTATGTATGAAAAAGAGTCTGTGATTGAAGATGTGAAAAAGGGCTCTGTAAGATGGCGTAGCTTGCTCGAAAACGCCATTGAAAAGCAAAGATTCGTCGCCTTCGTCCAAAAAGTCATAGATACTGAGCAGCAAACCCTCTATTTCGAAGTATTTTCACGGATAAAAGAGTCCAAAGACAGTTTTATTCGTACCTCCCAATATACGGCTATGGCGGCAAAGTGCGGGTTAATGCCACAGATCGACCGCTTAACCATCGAATCTTTATTGCGATTACATTTAAGTAAAAAGCAAAATCGACAATCACAATATTGTATTAATTTACATGTGGATTCCTTATTGAGTGAGCGATTTCGCAATTGGCTGAAGACTTTTCTTATTGAGCAATCGAATTACGTGCATCAACTTATTTTTGAGATTTCAGAGCCAGTTGCGGTAAAACACTCCAATGAAGTTAACCAAGTGTTTTCTTTGGTGTCCTCCTTAGGCGCGAAAATCAGTATCGACAGTGTTGGTCAACAAGTGGTTGGTAGCCAATATCTAAAGGAATTGAAAGTAAACTATGTGAAATTACATAGATCGATTGTGAGACAGATCCACCTTCGCCCTGAAAATCAGTTATTTGTAAGAAGCTTATATGGCGCTTTATATCGCACCGATGCAAAAATCATTGCTGAAGGAGTAGAAGCTTTTGAAGAGTGGCAAACACTACAAGTGCTTGGGGTGAGTGCTGGTCAAGGTAGTTTTTTTAATGATTTAACACAATTGTCATAA
- a CDS encoding MSHA biogenesis protein MshI produces the protein MGNVLSRKLAFWKKPTESINIGIYIDSTHVWCFTKHGVELDAPQRFTRDEGGLSIFKTISETYPQARLHIILGQGCYQLLQVDKPQIDEAELKQALIWSIKDLVSTPVTQLHLDYFSYSIANNNKLNVVVSEKAMLQQMVSAACEQDLTITGISIEEIVLSNTQGEAEQARLMLCHQEGADLLLVVIKDGELCLQRRIRGFHALNAMSKDDLSYGAADTLSLEIQRSMDFYESQSRQAPINKIQLVLGERGDDLKPLLAQNLQQPIESLNIENYSLWLAELALEEFSQTEDTEKVNL, from the coding sequence ATGGGTAATGTGCTGTCCAGAAAATTGGCGTTTTGGAAGAAGCCTACAGAATCGATAAATATAGGGATTTATATAGATAGCACTCATGTATGGTGTTTTACCAAACATGGGGTTGAGCTTGATGCACCTCAACGTTTTACTCGTGATGAGGGGGGGCTCAGTATTTTCAAAACCATCAGTGAGACTTACCCACAAGCTCGACTGCATATCATCCTAGGCCAAGGTTGTTATCAACTTCTACAGGTAGACAAACCACAGATCGATGAAGCTGAACTAAAGCAAGCATTAATTTGGTCAATCAAAGATCTGGTTTCCACTCCAGTGACTCAATTACATCTTGATTACTTTTCTTATTCCATTGCGAACAATAACAAGCTGAATGTTGTTGTTTCCGAGAAAGCAATGTTACAACAAATGGTATCGGCGGCTTGCGAACAAGATCTCACTATTACTGGGATAAGTATTGAAGAAATCGTCTTATCCAATACTCAAGGTGAAGCTGAGCAAGCGCGGTTAATGTTGTGTCATCAAGAAGGGGCTGATTTACTCTTGGTGGTAATAAAGGATGGTGAATTGTGTTTACAGCGTCGAATTCGTGGGTTTCATGCATTAAACGCCATGAGCAAAGATGACTTGAGTTATGGGGCAGCAGATACCTTAAGTCTCGAAATTCAACGCTCAATGGATTTTTATGAAAGCCAATCTCGTCAAGCACCAATTAATAAAATTCAGTTAGTGTTGGGTGAACGTGGCGACGATCTAAAACCATTACTCGCACAAAATTTACAACAGCCTATTGAAAGCTTAAATATAGAAAATTACTCGCTTTGGTTGGCCGAATTGGCATTAGAAGAGTTCAGCCAAACTGAAGATACAGAGAAGGTTAACCTATGA
- a CDS encoding PilN domain-containing protein, translated as MTVKTRVNLLSEDLLPKRLKLSLPRLLSAFAVILSLSVGLSVILWAKDDALSAKMQLLQNQSQQIQAQQKQLEQQLALHQPDQALAQEIELKRKQLDIKHKMIAELNNDSKLQSRSFDAMLEDLARVADGSSWLTDIEVHEGKLKLSGETLSAQSVPAWIQRLSQTHSFAGQKFSDLQLQRDEKGVIHFHLSTDFSKAPSATTAVAEGNQ; from the coding sequence ATGACAGTAAAAACTCGGGTTAACCTACTTTCAGAAGACTTACTCCCCAAACGGCTAAAGTTAAGTTTACCGCGTTTGTTGTCGGCTTTTGCCGTCATTTTGAGTTTATCTGTAGGGCTAAGCGTCATACTTTGGGCAAAAGATGATGCGCTATCGGCAAAGATGCAGCTACTTCAAAACCAAAGTCAGCAAATCCAAGCACAACAAAAACAACTGGAACAACAGCTGGCACTGCATCAGCCCGATCAAGCATTAGCGCAAGAAATTGAATTAAAACGTAAGCAGCTTGACATTAAACACAAGATGATTGCGGAGCTGAATAATGATAGTAAGCTTCAAAGTCGCAGTTTTGACGCCATGCTGGAAGATTTAGCTAGAGTAGCGGATGGCAGTTCGTGGTTAACCGATATTGAGGTTCATGAAGGCAAGCTAAAGTTATCAGGCGAAACTTTATCGGCTCAAAGTGTTCCTGCATGGATCCAACGCTTGAGTCAAACTCACTCATTTGCAGGGCAAAAATTCAGTGATTTACAGCTACAAAGAGATGAGAAAGGTGTGATTCATTTTCATTTAAGCACTGATTTCTCAAAGGCTCCTAGTGCAACAACAGCGGTTGCTGAGGGGAATCAATGA
- the pilO gene encoding type 4a pilus biogenesis protein PilO — protein sequence MKLNYSQWQDKFAQLTLRERVLIAASSGILLLWLCSLPVEHLYQKWCDQKQAYKELEQQNQLSNQLIQTYRQRLETDPNQDYRAQIQALEEQQNALNERLEGQLVDMVSATYMPTLLKDILSKTTNVKLTGLTTVAPVPVLSLDDSSSENLYRHGLQLKLTGDYFGFIKFVSAIDALPNKLYWKRVNYKVTQYPKAEIELELETVSINKELIRVANIQ from the coding sequence ATGAAATTGAACTATAGCCAATGGCAAGATAAGTTTGCTCAGTTAACCCTAAGAGAACGAGTACTGATCGCCGCTTCATCAGGTATACTGCTGCTTTGGTTGTGTTCTCTGCCTGTAGAACATTTATATCAAAAGTGGTGTGATCAAAAGCAGGCATATAAAGAGCTTGAACAACAAAACCAATTATCGAACCAGTTGATCCAAACGTATCGCCAACGACTCGAAACCGATCCTAATCAGGACTATCGAGCTCAAATTCAAGCATTAGAAGAACAACAAAATGCACTAAATGAAAGACTTGAAGGGCAACTGGTTGATATGGTGTCGGCGACCTATATGCCGACGCTACTTAAAGATATTTTAAGTAAAACAACAAATGTGAAACTTACTGGTTTAACAACAGTGGCACCAGTACCAGTTCTATCATTGGATGATAGTTCTTCAGAAAACCTTTATCGACACGGTTTGCAGTTGAAGCTCACAGGGGATTATTTCGGATTCATCAAGTTTGTTTCGGCCATCGATGCATTGCCCAACAAGTTGTATTGGAAGCGAGTCAATTACAAAGTGACTCAATATCCAAAGGCTGAAATCGAATTGGAACTTGAAACGGTGAGCATTAACAAGGAACTTATCCGTGTTGCAAATATTCAATAG